A single region of the Blattabacterium sp. (Cryptocercus kyebangensis) genome encodes:
- a CDS encoding pyruvate dehydrogenase complex E1 component subunit beta, whose translation MKEMTFREVIAEAMSEEMRRDDSVYLMGEEVAKYNGAYKASKGMLEEFGPKRVIDTPISELGFSGIGVGSAMNGCRPIIEFMTFNFSLLAMDQIINNAAKIRYMSGGQWNIPIVFRGPTGSAGQLGATHSQSFESWYASCPGLKVVIPCNPYDAKGLLKSSIRDNNPVIFMESEQMYGDKMMIPEEEYILPIGKADVKKEGTDISLVSFGKIMKMALNIAEKLEKENISVEVIDIQSIRPLDYESILFSVKKTNRLVILEESWPFSSIASEVSYIIQKKGFDYLDAPINRITLLDIPAPYSSNLIKKWFPNEEKVINSIKETLYLV comes from the coding sequence ATGAAAGAAATGACTTTTCGTGAAGTAATAGCAGAAGCTATGAGTGAAGAAATGAGAAGAGATGACTCCGTCTATCTTATGGGGGAAGAAGTTGCTAAATATAATGGAGCTTACAAAGCTTCTAAAGGAATGTTAGAAGAATTTGGACCAAAAAGAGTCATTGATACTCCAATATCAGAATTAGGTTTTTCTGGTATAGGAGTAGGATCTGCAATGAACGGTTGTAGACCCATTATTGAATTTATGACATTTAATTTTTCTTTGTTAGCAATGGATCAGATTATCAATAACGCGGCAAAAATACGTTATATGAGTGGGGGTCAATGGAATATACCTATTGTTTTTAGGGGGCCTACTGGATCTGCTGGACAATTAGGAGCTACCCATTCTCAATCTTTTGAAAGTTGGTACGCAAGTTGTCCGGGATTGAAAGTAGTAATTCCCTGTAATCCATACGATGCTAAAGGCCTTTTAAAATCTTCTATTCGAGATAATAATCCAGTTATTTTTATGGAATCTGAACAAATGTATGGTGATAAAATGATGATTCCAGAAGAAGAATACATTCTTCCTATTGGAAAGGCGGATGTAAAAAAAGAAGGAACTGATATAAGCTTGGTCTCTTTTGGAAAAATTATGAAAATGGCTTTAAATATAGCAGAAAAATTAGAAAAAGAAAATATTAGTGTAGAAGTAATAGATATTCAAAGTATTCGTCCATTAGATTATGAATCTATACTTTTTTCTGTAAAAAAAACCAATCGTTTAGTAATTTTAGAGGAATCATGGCCTTTTTCTTCAATAGCTTCTGAAGTTTCGTACATTATACAAAAAAAAGGATTTGATTACCTTGATGCACCTATTAATAGAATCACTTTACTAGATATCCCTGCTCCTTATTCTTCCAACTTGATAAAAAAATGGTTCCCTAATGAAGAAAAAGTAATAAATTCCATAAAAGAAACTCTTTATCTTGTTTAA
- a CDS encoding bifunctional nuclease family protein, translated as MEQLIRLAIRGISLSQIQSGIYVLLLEEESGRIKLPIVIESLQAQSIASAIGKRDLSRSFTHDLFLTFSKVFHIRLKSVVIYKLVNGIFFSYILFERENKEHKIDSKTSDAVALAVRFQAPIYTTKEIFDKAGIYFENGFPENDNFEGEIENKASSPISFDKEKSEKDLEKMTERDLNALLNHAVVNECYELAARIKKELDRRE; from the coding sequence ATGGAACAACTTATCAGATTAGCTATACGTGGAATATCCTTAAGTCAAATACAATCTGGGATATATGTTTTATTACTGGAAGAAGAATCTGGAAGAATAAAACTTCCTATTGTTATAGAAAGTTTACAAGCTCAATCTATCGCTTCTGCTATAGGTAAAAGAGATCTATCCAGATCTTTTACACATGATTTATTTTTAACTTTTTCAAAAGTATTTCATATTAGATTAAAATCAGTTGTGATATATAAATTAGTAAATGGAATATTTTTTTCTTATATTTTGTTTGAAAGAGAGAATAAAGAACATAAGATAGATTCAAAAACATCGGATGCCGTTGCTTTAGCCGTACGATTTCAAGCTCCTATTTATACTACAAAAGAAATTTTTGATAAAGCTGGAATTTATTTTGAAAATGGATTTCCTGAAAATGATAATTTTGAAGGAGAAATAGAAAATAAAGCCTCTTCCCCTATTTCTTTTGATAAAGAAAAAAGTGAAAAAGACTTAGAAAAAATGACAGAAAGAGATCTTAATGCTTTATTGAATCATGCGGTAGTAAATGAATGTTATGAACTTGCAGCAAGGATAAAGAAAGAACTAGATAGAAGAGAATAA
- a CDS encoding dihydrofolate reductase — MKIVLISAISKNGFIGKNNKLMWHLPNDLKRFKNMTLGETVLMGRKTFESIGRILPGRKNIILTKKNKINFSSSYNGIFKIFSSLKEVYDLNYEKIFVIGGEKVYTSTINKAKILELTIIHQKFYGDAKFPKINLKKWEKKYEFFYEKDKNHLYNYSFVRYEKKD; from the coding sequence ATGAAAATTGTACTTATCTCTGCTATTTCTAAAAATGGATTTATAGGAAAAAATAATAAATTAATGTGGCATCTTCCTAACGATTTAAAACGCTTTAAAAATATGACTCTTGGAGAAACCGTTCTTATGGGTAGAAAAACTTTTGAATCGATTGGAAGAATTCTTCCAGGTAGAAAAAATATCATACTGACAAAAAAAAATAAAATAAATTTTTCATCTTCTTATAACGGAATTTTTAAAATTTTCTCTTCTTTAAAAGAAGTATATGATTTAAATTATGAAAAAATATTTGTTATAGGAGGAGAAAAAGTATATACTTCTACTATAAATAAAGCAAAAATTCTAGAATTAACCATAATTCATCAAAAATTTTACGGTGATGCGAAATTTCCAAAAATCAATCTTAAAAAATGGGAAAAAAAATATGAATTTTTTTATGAAAAAGATAAAAATCATTTATACAATTACAGTTTTGTTCGATACGAAAAAAAAGATTGA
- a CDS encoding valine--tRNA ligase: MDIPIKYDPKSVEERIYHYWINNHYFFSYPDNRKPYTIVMPPPNITGILHIGHILNNTIQDILIRYARMKGYNPCWIPGTDHASIATEAKIVHQLKKKGLSKFIIGRDKFLSYVLEWSKKHRNIILNQLKKLGCSCDWTRVQFTMSKKLSQSITKIFIDLYEKGYIYRSYHVVNWDPKARTTISDEEVVYKESIGTLYYIKYPIKGGEGFVTIATTRPETIFGDTAVCFHPDDGRYFHLKGKYAIIPIINRVIPIIQDSYVDPNFGTGCLKITPAHDFNDKNIADKYHLDIIDIFNEDATLNERGLHYQGMDRFEVKKKIIKELDKLGFIVNREEFNQKIGISERTKSVVEQKLSLQWFLKMKKISNPAIEAVKNGKIKFYPSRFKKIYFQWMDKIHDWNISRQLWWGHRIPVYYYGHYPNDFVVAENLESALKKAKIKSHNSYLDYDNLWQDSDVLDTWFSSWILPISVFDGISNPNNHEISYYYPTENLVTGSDILFFWVARMIMAGLFFKKKEPFKNVYFTGILRDSKNKKISKSLNNSPDPIDLIEKYGADSVRMGIMLRSSAGKDFHFEENFCLQGRNFSNKIWNAFRLIKSWEIKENKDIYDDIPEESNMALIWFENRFYYVLEIFEIFFNKYKFDESLMILYKLIWNDFCSLFLEIIKPISGKFISKTVYLNTIKWFENILKLLHPYMPFISEEIWNLLKKRTEKEALIISSWPKKKSYNWNLLVSFERAIQIVSKIRNIRNKIHIPYKKSLVLFSVKKKEEYHPVILKLANLSKIIDILKKPKKGQFFSFFIGTDRYFLSLDRKYHSDKNDSINIEKKIQYFHNLLSIIRKNLSNDQYVKSVPKDLLLKEKKKENDTFKKIVYLKEILKKMDN, translated from the coding sequence ATGGATATTCCAATTAAATATGATCCAAAATCTGTAGAAGAAAGAATATATCATTATTGGATCAATAATCATTACTTTTTTTCCTATCCAGATAATAGAAAACCTTATACAATTGTAATGCCCCCTCCAAATATTACTGGAATTCTTCATATAGGGCATATTTTGAATAATACTATACAGGATATATTAATTAGATATGCTAGAATGAAAGGATATAATCCATGTTGGATTCCAGGAACAGATCATGCTTCTATTGCAACAGAAGCGAAGATTGTTCATCAATTAAAAAAGAAAGGGTTATCCAAATTTATTATAGGAAGAGATAAATTTTTATCCTATGTTTTGGAATGGTCTAAAAAACACAGGAATATTATTTTAAATCAATTAAAAAAATTGGGATGTTCTTGTGATTGGACCCGTGTACAATTTACAATGAGCAAAAAATTATCTCAATCTATCACAAAAATTTTTATAGATTTATATGAAAAAGGATATATATACAGAAGTTATCATGTAGTTAATTGGGATCCAAAAGCTAGAACTACTATTTCTGACGAAGAGGTTGTATATAAAGAAAGTATTGGAACTCTTTATTATATAAAATATCCAATAAAAGGGGGGGAAGGTTTTGTGACTATTGCAACAACTCGTCCGGAAACAATATTCGGAGATACAGCTGTTTGTTTTCATCCAGATGATGGACGTTATTTTCATCTAAAGGGAAAATATGCGATTATTCCAATAATAAATAGGGTAATTCCAATTATTCAAGATTCATACGTAGATCCAAATTTTGGTACAGGATGTTTAAAAATTACTCCAGCTCATGATTTTAATGATAAAAATATTGCGGATAAATACCATTTAGATATAATTGATATTTTTAATGAGGATGCCACTCTCAATGAAAGAGGGCTTCATTATCAAGGAATGGATCGTTTTGAAGTTAAAAAAAAGATAATTAAAGAGTTAGATAAATTAGGATTTATAGTAAATAGAGAAGAATTTAATCAAAAAATAGGAATTTCAGAAAGAACTAAATCCGTAGTAGAACAAAAATTATCTCTTCAATGGTTTTTAAAAATGAAAAAAATATCGAATCCTGCTATAGAAGCCGTTAAAAATGGAAAAATTAAATTTTATCCAAGTAGATTTAAAAAAATTTATTTTCAATGGATGGATAAAATTCATGATTGGAATATATCGAGACAATTATGGTGGGGGCACCGTATCCCTGTTTATTATTATGGTCATTATCCCAATGATTTTGTTGTTGCAGAAAATTTAGAATCAGCTTTAAAAAAAGCGAAAATTAAGAGTCATAATTCCTATTTAGACTATGATAATCTTTGGCAAGATTCAGATGTTTTAGACACTTGGTTTTCTTCTTGGATATTACCTATATCTGTATTTGATGGAATTTCTAATCCAAATAATCATGAAATATCTTATTATTATCCTACTGAAAATTTGGTAACAGGTTCGGATATATTATTTTTTTGGGTAGCCCGTATGATTATGGCAGGACTTTTTTTTAAAAAAAAAGAACCATTTAAAAATGTTTATTTCACTGGAATTTTGAGAGATTCTAAAAATAAAAAAATATCTAAATCATTAAATAATTCTCCAGATCCTATAGATTTAATTGAAAAATATGGAGCAGATTCTGTTCGTATGGGGATTATGCTTAGATCTAGTGCAGGAAAAGATTTTCATTTTGAGGAAAATTTCTGTTTACAAGGAAGAAATTTTTCTAATAAAATATGGAATGCTTTTCGTTTGATAAAAAGTTGGGAAATAAAAGAAAATAAGGATATATATGATGATATACCTGAAGAATCTAATATGGCACTCATATGGTTTGAAAATCGTTTTTATTATGTATTAGAAATTTTTGAGATATTTTTCAATAAATATAAATTTGATGAATCGTTAATGATTTTATATAAATTAATTTGGAATGATTTTTGTTCATTATTCCTTGAAATTATTAAACCTATTTCTGGAAAGTTTATATCAAAAACTGTGTATTTGAATACTATTAAATGGTTTGAAAATATTTTAAAATTATTACATCCATATATGCCTTTTATTTCAGAAGAAATTTGGAATCTTCTTAAAAAAAGAACGGAAAAAGAAGCTTTAATTATTTCTTCTTGGCCTAAAAAAAAATCATATAATTGGAATTTATTAGTTTCTTTTGAAAGAGCTATTCAAATTGTATCTAAAATACGTAATATAAGAAATAAAATACATATTCCTTATAAGAAAAGTTTGGTTTTATTTTCTGTAAAAAAGAAAGAAGAATATCATCCAGTGATATTAAAATTAGCAAATTTATCTAAAATCATTGATATCTTAAAAAAGCCTAAAAAAGGACAATTTTTTTCTTTTTTTATTGGAACGGATAGATACTTTTTATCTTTAGATAGAAAGTATCATTCAGATAAAAACGATTCAATTAATATTGAAAAAAAAATTCAGTATTTTCATAATCTTTTATCTATAATTCGTAAAAATTTATCCAACGATCAATATGTAAAATCGGTTCCAAAAGACCTCCTTTTAAAGGAAAAAAAGAAAGAAAATGATACTTTTAAAAAAATAGTTTATCTCAAAGAGATTTTAAAAAAAATGGATAATTAG
- a CDS encoding TPM domain-containing protein yields the protein MKNFIKKVFNSLSILLFFTNLAQGQFNIPEPPKKIYPVNDYAGVLSNIQIEKLNRKLIQYSKTTSTEILISIVQDIYGEDPNFLASKWGEKWNIGKKDKNNGIVILLSINDKKISIQNGYGIEPYLTDFSTQYIIKKIKPLLKNNLYYKAIDIGIKEIFKILKNKYEYKKKHNKNPFYIWNFFIPISIFFIMFFLFQKKGIEPSLLNTLFLTYFLFKDRPTKNQHDHENEDNFDGFGEGGSFGGGGSSGNW from the coding sequence ATGAAAAATTTCATAAAAAAAGTTTTTAACTCATTATCTATTTTACTATTTTTCACAAATCTTGCACAAGGACAATTCAATATACCTGAACCTCCAAAAAAAATATATCCTGTTAATGATTATGCAGGTGTCCTATCTAATATTCAAATAGAAAAATTAAATAGAAAACTTATTCAATATTCGAAAACTACCTCAACAGAAATTTTAATTTCTATAGTTCAAGATATATATGGGGAAGATCCTAATTTTTTAGCTTCCAAATGGGGAGAAAAATGGAATATCGGAAAAAAAGATAAAAATAACGGTATTGTTATTTTATTATCTATAAACGATAAAAAAATATCCATTCAAAATGGATACGGAATAGAGCCATATCTTACAGATTTTTCCACTCAATATATAATAAAAAAAATAAAACCTCTATTAAAAAATAATCTTTATTATAAGGCTATAGATATCGGTATTAAAGAAATATTTAAAATTTTGAAAAATAAATATGAATACAAAAAAAAACATAATAAAAACCCTTTTTATATATGGAATTTTTTTATTCCTATTAGTATTTTTTTTATTATGTTTTTTTTATTTCAAAAAAAAGGAATAGAACCTTCATTATTAAATACATTATTTTTAACATATTTTCTATTCAAAGATCGACCTACAAAAAACCAACACGATCATGAAAACGAAGATAATTTTGATGGATTTGGAGAAGGAGGATCCTTTGGAGGTGGAGGATCTAGTGGGAACTGGTAA
- a CDS encoding LemA family protein, whose protein sequence is MKKGFLISISTIFIVVFLIIFWITGTYNQLVQLNENIKTQWSQVENVYQRRADLIPNLVNIVKGSSNFEKKTLNQVIEARAKATSININPDNLNQNQVSRFQKSQEGLNNSISRLLLIVENYPNLKSTQNFSELQNQLEGTENRINVERNRFNDKVNNFNTYRNKFPKIIISNFFYQFREKGYFKSKIGSEKAPMVDFYNS, encoded by the coding sequence ATGAAAAAAGGTTTTTTAATTTCTATTTCCACTATTTTTATAGTTGTATTTTTAATCATTTTTTGGATTACTGGAACATATAATCAATTAGTTCAACTAAACGAAAATATAAAAACACAATGGAGTCAAGTAGAAAATGTTTATCAACGAAGAGCCGATTTAATCCCAAACTTAGTAAATATAGTTAAGGGGTCTTCTAATTTCGAAAAAAAAACCTTGAATCAAGTAATAGAAGCAAGAGCGAAAGCCACCTCCATAAATATAAATCCAGATAATTTAAATCAAAATCAAGTAAGTAGATTTCAAAAATCACAGGAAGGATTAAATAACTCTATCAGTAGATTACTCTTAATTGTAGAAAATTATCCTAATTTAAAATCTACACAAAATTTTTCAGAATTACAAAATCAATTGGAAGGAACAGAAAACCGTATTAATGTGGAAAGAAACCGTTTTAATGATAAAGTCAATAATTTTAATACTTATAGAAATAAATTTCCAAAAATTATAATCTCAAATTTTTTTTATCAATTTAGAGAAAAAGGATATTTTAAATCTAAAATAGGATCGGAAAAAGCCCCTATGGTAGATTTTTATAATTCATGA
- the ndk gene encoding nucleoside-diphosphate kinase produces MMIYHIILYILYMIIGKITLAIIKPDAVKNGYTGPILIHIMNAGFFIREIKMKEISKKSAKKFYYEHKKSLFFESLVKFMSSGPIVLIILEKENAVKDFRILIGNTNPIKAKEGTIRNLYGSSLEKNSIHGSDSDKNAFRECRFYFSDREIFLK; encoded by the coding sequence ATGATGATTTATCATATCATATTATATATATTATATATGATAATAGGAAAAATAACATTAGCTATTATAAAGCCTGATGCTGTTAAAAACGGATATACAGGACCTATTTTAATTCATATTATGAATGCTGGATTTTTTATAAGAGAAATTAAAATGAAAGAAATTTCCAAAAAATCAGCTAAAAAATTTTATTACGAACATAAAAAAAGTCTGTTTTTCGAATCTTTAGTGAAATTTATGTCTTCTGGACCGATAGTATTGATTATCCTAGAAAAGGAAAATGCAGTAAAAGATTTTAGAATTTTAATAGGAAATACAAATCCAATAAAAGCAAAAGAAGGAACTATACGTAATTTATATGGAAGTTCTTTAGAAAAAAATTCTATTCATGGATCAGATAGCGATAAAAATGCTTTTAGAGAATGTCGATTTTATTTTTCTGATAGAGAAATATTCTTGAAATAA